The Borrelia puertoricensis genome contains the following window.
TGGTGTTAAGCTCATCCTTAACACTACTAATCCCATCTTCTAAGTGTTTCAATTTTATATCAAAGTTTTCTTTTAAGAATTCAATATCTTTGTGCGTAAGCTCATTACGATAATACCTATAAGACAGATCAATAGCAATATCTCTCTTAATACCGGCTTTAGTAAGTTCAGCTATAACCATTTGCTGTGTAATAACTCGTTGAGCAAGTCCCATAAAAACACTCCTTATATAATTATTATATAATATTTTAACGGTTATAGGAACCTTATTTTAGTAAAATGAGCTTTAAGAGTACTCATACTTAGAGTCAATAACATATATGATGCTGATAGGCTATCTAATGAATCATCATCACTCTTCCCATCTCCTTTGTACTTATAAATATCAGATATAGCTGACTTACTTGAATAATCCATAATACTAAGTTTAGATGTTGCAAATGGCTCTATTAACGTAGCAATTCTAGTAAATTTATTACTTAGAGGTTTAATTGGAGCAATTTTAAACTTATGACTCATACCCGCCCTAAGTTTAAGAAACATTTTAGTCACATTCCCATGCCCAGAAACGTTATCCCTATCTTCAACATATAGTTTGTGTACATTAAGATTTGTAAGTATAGTTTTAATTGTATTTAACATTTTAGGATCACCTACTGGTAACTTTTCTTGAAAAATAAACGCATAATAACTTTGATCTACTCTCTCCAAAACACAAAGAGCTGTATTATCGCCTCCTATACTGTATGCAGGATCTAAATACGCTATTGGGGATATAAATTCATGCTTACTTGTAAGATTAACATTAGTAAATATCGCATCACAGGACGAGACCCATTCTCCAAGTAGAACCCTTGCCTTATATGTTGGAATGTCCTTGTAAATCTCTTCTTGGGTTTTAATAAAATCCCGAGAAATTAATTCATTATCATATGTTGTAAAGTTATATGTAGAGTAAATTTTTGTATTATCAATATAATCAAGCTTAAAGAAATGTTCAGGACTATCTGGATTGGTATC
Protein-coding sequences here:
- a CDS encoding PBSX family phage terminase large subunit; this translates as MDIYKLPIFKEMQREYKRDFGIDIMDFIKPKALDIDFKGFESKYLTSKQLKVVRNIEKNNQSKIILSGGIASGKTFLACYLFLKILLTNRNVYKRNTNNFIIGNSQKSLEVNVMSELEDIASMLKIPFRPKFSNTSYFEIDSLRVNLYGGDRASDFERFRGSNSALIYVNEATTLHKETLIECLKRLRVGMQAIIFDTNPDSPEHFFKLDYIDNTKIYSTYNFTTYDNELISRDFIKTQEEIYKDIPTYKARVLLGEWVSSCDAIFTNVNLTSKHEFISPIAYLDPAYSIGGDNTALCVLERVDQSYYAFIFQEKLPVGDPKMLNTIKTILTNLNVHKLYVEDRDNVSGHGNVTKMFLKLRAGMSHKFKIAPIKPLSNKFTRIATLIEPFATSKLSIMDYSSKSAISDIYKYKGDGKSDDDSLDSLSASYMLLTLSMSTLKAHFTKIRFL